Proteins found in one Cobetia sp. L2A1 genomic segment:
- the ribF gene encoding bifunctional riboflavin kinase/FAD synthetase: MDLIRGLHNLARLRKQDGSRGCVATIGNFDGVHLGHQAILEQLRERAAVYGLPATVVVFEPQPREFFAGAKAPPRLTRLADKVRLLGQHGAERVLCLPFNEALRSLSAREFIEQVLIDGLGVRHLVVGDDFRFGCDRAGDFPLLERIGATEGFAVEHTRTFEVADERVSSTRVRKVLADGNMTLAAELLGRPHYWQGRVVADRQLGRTLGVPTANLPLPNAPLAVSGVYAVMAHLSDGRICPAVANIGWRPTVGTPRPVLEVHLLDFSEDIYGQRLGVSFCAFLRGEMRFDGLDALKVAIYADIALARRFFALAAGETPAADEREMYHCITSIADLPLASCPLSVLMARAQATPLHGTAEVSDSTAREAQASRPHDG, encoded by the coding sequence ATGGACTTGATCAGAGGACTGCACAATCTAGCCCGCCTGCGAAAGCAGGACGGCAGCCGCGGCTGCGTGGCCACTATCGGCAACTTTGATGGTGTTCATCTCGGGCATCAGGCGATTCTGGAACAACTCCGGGAACGCGCGGCTGTTTACGGCCTGCCGGCGACGGTAGTGGTGTTCGAGCCACAGCCGCGCGAGTTTTTTGCTGGAGCCAAGGCGCCGCCACGACTGACACGGTTGGCGGATAAAGTGCGCCTGTTGGGTCAGCACGGCGCTGAACGCGTCTTGTGTCTGCCCTTCAATGAAGCGTTACGCTCATTGTCAGCGCGCGAGTTTATCGAGCAGGTACTGATTGATGGCCTTGGTGTGCGCCACCTGGTGGTCGGCGATGACTTTCGCTTCGGCTGTGATCGCGCCGGCGATTTCCCGCTGCTGGAGCGTATCGGCGCGACCGAAGGCTTTGCGGTGGAGCATACCCGCACCTTTGAGGTCGCAGACGAGCGTGTTTCGAGTACTCGGGTGCGCAAGGTGCTGGCCGACGGCAACATGACGTTGGCCGCTGAGCTGCTAGGGCGTCCTCACTACTGGCAGGGCCGTGTGGTTGCGGACCGCCAGTTGGGGCGCACGCTTGGCGTGCCGACCGCGAATCTACCGTTGCCGAATGCACCGCTGGCAGTATCGGGCGTCTATGCAGTGATGGCGCATTTATCCGATGGGCGCATCTGTCCCGCGGTGGCCAACATTGGCTGGCGGCCGACAGTCGGTACGCCGCGACCGGTACTCGAGGTCCATTTGCTGGATTTCTCTGAAGATATTTATGGCCAACGATTAGGCGTGAGTTTCTGTGCTTTCCTGCGTGGCGAGATGCGTTTCGATGGTCTCGATGCCTTGAAGGTAGCGATCTATGCCGATATCGCGCTGGCTCGGCGCTTCTTTGCTCTGGCCGCGGGCGAGACACCTGCCGCTGATGAGCGTGAGATGTACCACTGTATTACCTCCATAGCTGACCTGCCGCTGGCCAGCTGTCCGCTGAGTGTGCTGATGGCGCGCGCTCAGGCGACACCCTTACACGGCACTGCTGAGGTGTCTGATTCCACAGCTCGGGAAGCGCAGGCTTCCCGCCCCCACGACGGCTGA
- the ispH gene encoding 4-hydroxy-3-methylbut-2-enyl diphosphate reductase has protein sequence MQIKLANPRGFCAGVDRAIDIVNGALDVFGPPIYVRHEVVHNRFVVDSLKERGAIFVEELHEVPDDVIVIFSAHGVSRAVQVEAERRNLKVFDATCPLVTKVHMEVLRYARKGQDCVLIGHEGHPEVEGTMGRYDTSKGGTIHLVEDEADVASLEVKDPEQLAFVTQTTLSMDDTARVIDALRVRFPAIQGPRKDDICYATQNRQDAVRMLAEACDVVLVVGSPNSSNSNRLRELAERMQTPAWLIDDAEQIEAGWLEGIGSIGITAGASAPEVLVQGVIDRLMALGASAPEELEGQEENIVFSMPKELKERLIASDQIREL, from the coding sequence ATGCAGATCAAGCTGGCCAACCCGCGCGGTTTCTGCGCTGGAGTGGATCGCGCCATCGATATCGTCAACGGGGCACTCGACGTGTTCGGTCCGCCGATCTACGTGCGCCATGAGGTGGTGCACAACCGTTTCGTGGTCGACTCGCTCAAGGAGCGCGGCGCGATCTTCGTCGAGGAACTGCACGAAGTGCCAGATGACGTCATCGTCATCTTCTCGGCGCATGGTGTCTCACGCGCCGTGCAGGTAGAAGCCGAGCGCCGCAATCTCAAGGTCTTCGATGCTACCTGTCCGCTGGTGACCAAGGTGCATATGGAAGTGCTGCGTTATGCGCGCAAGGGCCAGGACTGTGTGCTGATCGGTCATGAAGGACACCCGGAAGTCGAAGGCACCATGGGCCGCTATGACACCTCCAAGGGTGGCACCATCCATCTGGTGGAAGATGAAGCCGATGTCGCGAGCCTTGAGGTCAAGGACCCGGAGCAACTGGCCTTCGTTACCCAGACCACACTGTCCATGGATGACACGGCACGCGTGATCGATGCGCTGCGCGTGCGCTTCCCGGCAATTCAGGGGCCGCGCAAGGACGATATCTGTTACGCGACCCAGAATCGCCAGGACGCCGTTCGCATGCTGGCGGAAGCCTGTGACGTGGTGCTGGTGGTCGGTAGCCCCAACAGCTCCAACTCCAATCGCCTGCGTGAGCTGGCCGAACGCATGCAGACACCTGCCTGGTTGATCGATGATGCCGAGCAGATCGAAGCTGGCTGGCTCGAAGGGATCGGCAGCATCGGTATCACGGCAGGCGCCAGTGCGCCGGAAGTGCTGGTACAGGGGGTGATCGATCGCTTGATGGCGTTGGGCGCCTCTGCGCCTGAAGAACTGGAGGGGCAGGAAGAGAACATCGTCTTCTCGATGCCCAAGGAGCTCAAGGAGCGCTTGATCGCCTCGGATCAGATTCGCGAGCTGTAA
- a CDS encoding PilW family protein, which translates to MSTSLHMTSRNTVSRITSSRGSPRLGRQAGVGLVELMISLVLGLLITAMAVQMFSTSRSTVSTQEALSYLQESARYVSFRLQPLMRNVGYAGCANSRDITNSSSVDDEHDLTAPFGGQQRTQRGVSYFNLSFVAASKDGDETTMTSSMSSLGGPLFVRSDSEAAFTAGDFALVSDCNSTDVFKVSGTTQGKVETLDTLSRTYGSSQSSNAYLYPVHAWELLLDDQASDTSVRALYLDRINANFSREELASGVQGFDVSFSLDTTGNGSVDRVKVPAATVRSEDRWSEVRRIEIALTLESLPGVVPGGDNNGRLTRTFNLTFTPRNLQLRDS; encoded by the coding sequence ATGAGCACTTCTTTACATATGACTTCACGCAACACCGTATCGCGTATCACCTCATCACGTGGGTCTCCGCGCCTTGGTCGTCAGGCCGGCGTTGGCTTGGTCGAATTGATGATCAGTCTGGTGCTAGGCCTGTTGATCACAGCGATGGCGGTGCAGATGTTTTCGACATCGCGCAGTACCGTCAGTACCCAAGAGGCCCTGTCCTACTTGCAGGAATCGGCACGCTATGTGTCGTTCCGCCTGCAGCCGCTGATGCGCAATGTGGGCTATGCCGGGTGTGCGAATAGCCGCGATATCACCAATTCAAGTTCCGTGGATGATGAGCATGATCTGACGGCCCCCTTTGGGGGGCAGCAGCGTACCCAACGTGGCGTCAGCTATTTCAACCTGTCCTTCGTTGCGGCCAGCAAGGATGGCGATGAGACCACCATGACCAGCAGCATGAGCTCGCTGGGTGGCCCGCTCTTTGTGCGTAGTGATAGTGAAGCGGCGTTTACTGCCGGTGATTTCGCGCTCGTCAGCGATTGCAACAGCACCGATGTCTTCAAGGTCTCCGGGACGACTCAGGGCAAGGTGGAAACCCTCGATACTCTCTCGCGTACCTATGGCAGCAGTCAGTCCTCCAATGCCTATCTTTATCCCGTGCATGCCTGGGAGCTGCTGTTGGATGACCAGGCCAGCGATACCTCCGTGCGCGCACTGTATCTCGATCGCATCAATGCCAATTTCTCTCGAGAAGAGCTGGCGTCTGGTGTACAGGGCTTCGATGTGAGTTTCAGTCTCGATACCACCGGCAATGGCAGCGTTGATCGCGTGAAGGTGCCAGCAGCCACGGTACGCAGTGAAGATCGCTGGAGTGAGGTACGTCGTATCGAGATTGCCCTGACGCTTGAGAGTCTGCCGGGCGTTGTGCCGGGCGGCGACAACAATGGTCGCCTGACACGCACCTTCAATCTCACCTTCACGCCGCGCAATCTTCAATTGAGGGATAGTTGA
- the murJ gene encoding murein biosynthesis integral membrane protein MurJ, with product MVGDSLPVRSGLLRSGLIVSVMTMLSRVLGLARDVIIASLLGAGSGADAFFVAFKIPNFMRRLFAEGAFNQAFVPVLSEYATRRTREEVRELLDAVSGSLGVILALITALAMLCAPWLVWVFAPGFSEDAGKLALTGEMLRLTFPYLLLISLTAFSGSVLNTWNRFAVPAITPVLLNLSLIGAALLLAPRFETPAMALAWGVLIAGCVQLLFQVPFLLRLGLMPKPWPNFAHEGVRRILRLMTPALFGVSVSQINLLLDTVLASFLVTGSVSWLYYSDRLVELPLGIIGIAIGTVILPALSKRHAEQSLEHFQKMLDWALRSVLLIGVPAALALGVLAEPLLITLFHYGAMTDNDVVMSAQSLRAYSFGLLAFMLIKVLAPGFYARQNTRTPVKIGIIAMIANMVFNLMLIGPLAHAGLALATALSAFLNAGLLARGLYREGVLRFQPGWGRYSLTLLGGCVLMGGGLMWLSPDWNTWLGWGLWERCAMMGALVVGGLLVYGLWLGLCGVRPRHFRMQG from the coding sequence GTGGTCGGCGATAGCTTGCCGGTGCGCTCCGGGCTGTTGCGCTCGGGGTTGATCGTCAGTGTGATGACGATGCTCTCGCGGGTACTGGGATTGGCTCGCGATGTCATTATTGCCTCGTTACTAGGTGCAGGTAGCGGAGCAGATGCCTTCTTCGTTGCCTTCAAGATTCCCAATTTCATGCGGCGTCTGTTTGCCGAGGGTGCTTTCAACCAAGCCTTCGTGCCGGTGCTTTCCGAGTACGCCACTCGGCGCACGCGTGAGGAGGTCCGCGAGTTACTTGATGCGGTCAGTGGCAGTCTCGGGGTCATCCTGGCACTGATCACCGCGCTGGCGATGCTGTGCGCACCCTGGTTGGTGTGGGTATTTGCCCCTGGCTTCAGCGAAGATGCCGGTAAGCTCGCTCTCACTGGCGAGATGCTACGTCTGACCTTTCCCTATCTGCTGCTGATTTCGCTGACAGCCTTTTCTGGCAGTGTGCTCAATACCTGGAACCGTTTCGCGGTTCCTGCGATTACCCCGGTTCTGCTGAACCTGAGCCTGATCGGTGCCGCGCTGTTGTTGGCACCGCGCTTTGAGACGCCAGCAATGGCACTGGCGTGGGGTGTGTTGATTGCCGGGTGTGTTCAGCTGCTATTCCAGGTGCCATTCCTGCTGCGTTTGGGGTTGATGCCCAAGCCGTGGCCGAATTTTGCCCATGAAGGAGTGCGTCGCATCCTCAGGCTGATGACGCCGGCGTTGTTCGGGGTCTCGGTGTCGCAGATCAACCTGCTGCTCGACACTGTGCTGGCCTCGTTCCTCGTGACCGGTAGCGTCTCATGGCTGTACTACTCCGATCGCCTGGTTGAGTTGCCGCTAGGTATCATCGGCATCGCGATTGGGACGGTCATTCTGCCGGCGCTCTCCAAGCGACATGCCGAGCAGTCACTGGAGCACTTTCAGAAGATGCTCGACTGGGCGCTACGCTCAGTGTTGTTGATCGGTGTGCCGGCAGCGTTGGCGCTGGGTGTGCTGGCGGAGCCACTGCTGATTACGCTCTTTCACTACGGAGCGATGACCGACAATGACGTTGTGATGTCGGCGCAAAGTCTACGAGCCTATAGCTTCGGGCTGCTCGCGTTCATGCTGATCAAGGTGCTGGCACCCGGCTTCTATGCTCGACAGAACACCAGAACTCCCGTGAAGATCGGTATCATTGCCATGATTGCCAATATGGTCTTTAACCTGATGTTGATCGGGCCGCTGGCGCATGCGGGGCTGGCGTTGGCCACGGCACTGTCAGCGTTCTTGAATGCCGGCTTGCTGGCACGAGGCCTGTATCGCGAAGGTGTGCTGCGATTCCAGCCCGGATGGGGGCGTTACTCACTGACATTGCTCGGTGGCTGTGTCCTCATGGGCGGCGGTTTGATGTGGTTGTCACCAGACTGGAATACCTGGCTTGGTTGGGGCCTATGGGAGCGCTGTGCGATGATGGGGGCACTGGTTGTGGGTGGCTTGCTGGTATATGGCCTGTGGTTGGGGCTGTGCGGCGTGCGCCCGCGTCATTTTCGTATGCAGGGCTAG
- a CDS encoding GspH/FimT family pseudopilin, producing MRHSRGFTLIELVVTVAIIAIIAVWAVPAWQGMVQRSQVESDVRALTHALGMARSKATTDGVAVSICPYAPSVASPNPMVCDADWANGWVVFIGDTANFALDDRLWVHQGSNAVAQSGGASRITYNDRGTLTSGNSTLVFCAESDSTSVVVAPSGRVRLESGGDCS from the coding sequence ATGCGGCATTCCCGTGGTTTCACTCTGATCGAGCTGGTGGTGACGGTGGCCATCATCGCCATCATCGCCGTCTGGGCGGTGCCTGCCTGGCAAGGCATGGTGCAGCGCTCTCAGGTGGAATCCGATGTACGTGCGTTGACGCATGCACTGGGCATGGCGCGCAGCAAGGCAACCACGGATGGCGTCGCGGTGAGCATCTGTCCCTATGCTCCCAGCGTTGCCAGTCCGAATCCTATGGTCTGTGATGCTGACTGGGCCAATGGGTGGGTCGTCTTCATTGGCGATACGGCCAATTTCGCGCTCGACGACCGTCTGTGGGTTCATCAGGGCAGCAATGCCGTGGCCCAATCTGGTGGAGCCTCACGGATCACCTATAACGATCGGGGCACCTTGACCAGCGGCAACAGTACCTTGGTGTTCTGTGCAGAATCAGACTCGACCTCGGTAGTCGTCGCGCCATCGGGACGTGTGCGTCTTGAATCAGGAGGGGACTGCTCATGA
- the pilV gene encoding type IV pilus modification protein PilV: protein MTFRQQNSSRQLASMHRQKGIGLIEALVAVLLLGVSLLGLGLLQVQTLQHQRVSYSNTVAQLLSLDMAERIRANLEAIDQYDAANTTNAPVQGCPSDCVPNDLANQDVIDWRDAIVDSTLTSGVGSVIVDERLVGVTGTGIYDVSVQVQWSDPISGGDDQQTYRFEVEP, encoded by the coding sequence ATGACATTTCGTCAGCAGAACTCATCGCGGCAACTTGCCAGCATGCATCGCCAGAAGGGGATCGGGCTGATAGAGGCTCTGGTCGCCGTACTGTTGCTGGGTGTGTCTCTTCTCGGGCTGGGGCTATTGCAGGTGCAGACGCTCCAGCACCAGCGCGTCAGTTACAGCAATACCGTCGCTCAGCTGTTGTCTTTGGACATGGCGGAGCGTATCCGCGCCAATCTCGAGGCCATCGATCAATACGATGCTGCCAACACGACCAATGCACCTGTACAAGGTTGCCCGTCGGATTGCGTTCCGAATGACCTGGCTAACCAGGATGTCATCGACTGGCGTGATGCAATTGTGGATTCGACCCTGACCAGCGGCGTCGGCAGCGTGATCGTCGACGAGCGCCTGGTCGGAGTGACTGGCACTGGCATATATGACGTGAGTGTCCAAGTGCAGTGGAGTGATCCTATCAGCGGCGGTGACGACCAGCAGACATATCGTTTCGAGGTGGAGCCATGA
- the ileS gene encoding isoleucine--tRNA ligase: protein MSDYKHTLNLPDTDFPMRGNLPKREPDQLARWNEIDLYARLREAGKGRPSFVLHDGPPYANGNIHIGHAVNKILKDIIVKSKTMAGFDAPYVPGWDCHGLPIEHKVETTHGKHLEPAQARHLCREYAGVQVEGQKHEFIRLGIVGDWGNPYRSMDFANEAGEIRALAEMVKGGYVFKGLKPVNWCFDCGSALAEAEVEYADKASDAIDVAFIADDTAALAKAFGLESLSKPAAIVIWTTTPWTIPANQALNVHPDFIYSLVDTGERLLVLAEELVDESLARFGLSGETLATVNGAALELLNFRHPIYDRLSPVYLADYVETGAGTGIVHSAPAYGEDDFHTCRRYGMSFDEIESPVQGNGVYVPDLPEFGGQFIWKANPNIVARLEELGALMAHEKITHSYMHCWRHKTPVIYRATAQWFVGMDIAGADGVTLRDKALSAIEETAFIPAWGQARLKSMIANRPDWCISRQRNWGVPIPLFLHRATGELHPNSVELMEAVADRVAEQGIDAWWALDSQELLGDEAENYEKVTDTLDVWFDSGTTHWHVLRGSHPHGHAEGPRADLYLEGSDQHRGWFHSSLLTGCAIDGHAPYKALLTHGFTVDAQGRKMSKSVGNVVAPQQVMDKLGADILRLWVSSNDYSGEMAVSDEILKRTADAYRRIRNTSRFLLSNLNGFEPARDVVAFDDMLALDQWVVDRAAQLQARVELAYEEYRFLDIYQQVLTFCSRELGGFYLDIIKDRQYTTQPDSLARRSCQTALYHVIEALSRWMAPILSFTGEEIYANIPGPRKDTIFLEESYTGLGMLADDAAMGRDFWEQVLHVKQAVNKTLEGARNAGLVKNGLAAEVTLYVTDELKALLASLGDELRFVMLTSGVTLASFDAAGDAEETEVAGLKVAVKVSEYAKCERCWHHRPEVGTLVEHPTLCSRCVTNLPDGEGETRHFA, encoded by the coding sequence ATGAGCGACTACAAGCACACCCTGAATCTGCCCGATACCGACTTCCCGATGCGTGGCAATCTTCCCAAGCGTGAGCCGGATCAACTGGCGCGCTGGAACGAGATTGACCTTTACGCGCGTCTTCGTGAAGCAGGCAAGGGCCGTCCGAGCTTCGTGCTCCATGACGGCCCTCCCTATGCCAACGGCAATATTCATATCGGTCATGCCGTCAACAAGATTCTCAAGGACATCATCGTCAAGTCGAAGACCATGGCGGGCTTCGATGCTCCCTATGTGCCGGGGTGGGACTGTCATGGTCTGCCCATCGAGCACAAGGTCGAGACTACTCACGGCAAGCATCTTGAACCCGCTCAGGCCCGTCATCTGTGCCGCGAATATGCCGGCGTGCAGGTCGAAGGGCAGAAGCACGAGTTCATCCGTCTCGGCATCGTCGGCGACTGGGGCAACCCGTACCGCTCGATGGATTTTGCCAACGAAGCAGGTGAGATTCGCGCACTGGCTGAGATGGTCAAGGGTGGCTACGTCTTCAAGGGGCTGAAGCCGGTCAACTGGTGCTTCGACTGTGGCTCTGCGCTGGCGGAAGCCGAAGTCGAATATGCCGACAAGGCCTCTGACGCCATCGATGTCGCCTTCATCGCTGATGACACCGCGGCACTCGCCAAGGCCTTTGGTCTCGAGTCCTTGAGCAAGCCGGCGGCGATCGTGATCTGGACCACCACTCCGTGGACCATTCCGGCCAACCAGGCACTCAACGTACACCCGGACTTCATCTACTCGTTGGTTGATACCGGCGAACGTCTGTTGGTGCTGGCCGAAGAGTTGGTCGATGAGAGTCTGGCGCGCTTCGGTCTGAGTGGTGAGACGCTAGCTACCGTTAACGGTGCGGCGCTTGAACTCCTCAACTTCCGTCATCCGATCTATGATCGTCTGTCGCCGGTCTACCTGGCGGACTACGTCGAGACGGGCGCTGGTACCGGTATCGTTCACTCTGCGCCGGCTTATGGCGAGGACGATTTCCATACCTGCCGTCGCTACGGCATGAGCTTCGACGAGATCGAGAGCCCGGTGCAAGGCAACGGCGTCTATGTGCCGGACCTGCCGGAATTCGGTGGCCAGTTCATCTGGAAGGCCAATCCGAATATCGTTGCGCGTCTTGAAGAACTCGGCGCGCTGATGGCGCACGAGAAGATCACCCACAGCTACATGCACTGCTGGCGCCACAAGACGCCGGTCATCTATCGTGCGACGGCCCAGTGGTTCGTCGGCATGGATATCGCCGGTGCTGACGGCGTGACTCTGCGCGACAAGGCGCTGTCTGCCATCGAAGAGACTGCCTTCATTCCGGCCTGGGGTCAGGCGCGTCTGAAGAGCATGATCGCCAATCGTCCGGACTGGTGCATCTCCCGTCAGCGTAACTGGGGCGTGCCGATTCCGCTGTTTCTGCATCGCGCCACTGGCGAGCTGCATCCCAATAGCGTCGAGCTGATGGAAGCGGTCGCGGATCGCGTCGCCGAGCAGGGCATTGATGCCTGGTGGGCTCTCGATAGCCAGGAGTTGCTGGGCGACGAGGCCGAGAATTACGAGAAGGTCACCGACACGCTGGACGTGTGGTTCGACTCCGGCACGACTCACTGGCACGTGCTGCGTGGCTCACACCCGCATGGTCATGCCGAAGGTCCGCGTGCTGACCTGTATCTGGAAGGCTCTGATCAGCACCGTGGATGGTTCCACTCCTCGCTGCTGACCGGTTGTGCCATCGATGGCCATGCGCCTTACAAGGCACTGCTGACTCACGGCTTCACCGTCGACGCTCAGGGCCGCAAGATGTCCAAGTCGGTCGGCAATGTGGTGGCGCCGCAGCAGGTGATGGACAAGCTGGGCGCCGACATCCTGCGCCTGTGGGTGTCGTCCAACGATTACTCCGGCGAGATGGCGGTGTCGGACGAGATCCTAAAGCGTACGGCCGATGCCTATCGTCGTATCCGCAACACCTCGCGCTTCCTGCTGTCGAACCTGAACGGGTTCGAGCCGGCGCGTGATGTGGTGGCCTTCGACGACATGCTGGCGTTGGACCAGTGGGTCGTGGATCGCGCTGCGCAGCTGCAGGCGCGAGTCGAGCTTGCGTATGAGGAGTATCGCTTCCTGGATATCTATCAGCAGGTGCTGACCTTCTGCTCTCGTGAGCTGGGTGGTTTCTATCTGGATATCATCAAGGACCGACAGTACACCACGCAGCCGGATTCCTTGGCGCGTCGTAGCTGTCAGACAGCTCTTTATCATGTGATCGAGGCGCTCTCTCGCTGGATGGCACCGATTCTCTCCTTCACCGGAGAAGAGATCTACGCCAACATCCCGGGCCCGCGCAAGGACACCATCTTCCTCGAGGAATCCTACACGGGCCTTGGCATGCTGGCGGATGACGCCGCGATGGGGCGTGATTTCTGGGAGCAGGTGTTGCACGTCAAGCAGGCGGTCAACAAGACGCTGGAAGGTGCGCGTAACGCGGGTCTCGTCAAGAATGGCCTGGCAGCAGAAGTCACGCTCTACGTCACTGACGAGCTCAAGGCGTTGCTGGCAAGTCTCGGTGATGAGCTGCGCTTCGTGATGCTGACCAGCGGCGTGACGCTGGCGTCCTTTGATGCCGCCGGTGACGCAGAAGAGACCGAAGTGGCAGGGCTCAAGGTCGCGGTCAAGGTCAGTGAATATGCCAAGTGCGAGCGCTGCTGGCATCACCGTCCGGAAGTCGGCACGCTGGTTGAGCATCCGACATTGTGCAGTCGCTGCGTGACCAATCTGCCGGATGGCGAAGGCGAGACGCGTCACTTCGCGTGA
- a CDS encoding pilus assembly PilX family protein — MHSMSRRIPRNGVLRGPSKQQGIALLIVLVMLVVIGLLAVTGVEDSQLQSRMAVNSRNFEQSYYNAETSLSIGERALQESLEDGSWSLTNFDDSAGLMLALPEDAPPIDPLSEADWQASGIQTLDDATGNAIGAYVIEYLGKVGTPPLNTSNELNAVGTRLDAFRISAMGTGGGNGASWTVVQSEMELGPYF; from the coding sequence ATGCACAGTATGTCGCGAAGGATTCCCCGCAATGGCGTGCTGCGCGGGCCGAGCAAGCAACAGGGCATCGCGCTGTTGATCGTGCTGGTCATGTTGGTGGTGATCGGCCTGTTGGCGGTGACGGGTGTTGAAGATAGCCAGTTGCAGTCACGCATGGCCGTCAATAGCCGCAACTTCGAGCAATCCTATTACAACGCGGAAACCAGTCTGAGCATTGGCGAGCGAGCGTTGCAAGAGAGCCTTGAGGATGGTAGCTGGAGCCTGACCAATTTTGATGACTCGGCGGGACTGATGCTGGCGTTACCGGAAGATGCGCCACCCATTGATCCGCTCTCTGAAGCGGACTGGCAGGCCAGCGGCATCCAGACACTGGATGATGCGACCGGCAATGCCATTGGTGCCTATGTAATTGAATATCTCGGCAAGGTAGGGACGCCACCACTGAATACCAGCAATGAGCTGAATGCCGTCGGCACGCGGCTGGATGCTTTCCGAATCAGTGCGATGGGTACGGGCGGCGGAAATGGTGCTTCCTGGACGGTCGTGCAAAGCGAGATGGAGCTAGGCCCCTATTTCTGA
- the lspA gene encoding signal peptidase II, producing MTASTQGPASEMSSSANMPMRAPLRWLWLSLAIVVLDLATKWLASSSLIYGQANEVLPVFNLTLLHNTGAAFSFLAAHDGWQRWLFAGIAVVAAVGLSIWLTRLKRYETYTALGIALVLGGALGNLYDRIVHGYVVDFLSFHWNGAYFPAFNVADVGISLGAVALILESFRSRKE from the coding sequence ATGACTGCTTCTACTCAAGGTCCAGCCAGCGAGATGTCGTCATCGGCCAATATGCCGATGCGCGCTCCACTGCGCTGGTTGTGGCTATCCCTCGCCATCGTGGTGCTGGACCTGGCCACCAAGTGGCTGGCCAGCAGCTCGCTGATCTACGGGCAGGCCAATGAGGTACTGCCGGTCTTCAATCTGACGCTGTTGCACAATACCGGGGCGGCATTCAGCTTCCTGGCCGCTCACGATGGCTGGCAGCGCTGGCTGTTTGCGGGTATCGCGGTCGTGGCAGCTGTGGGCTTGAGTATCTGGCTGACACGGCTCAAGCGCTACGAAACCTATACTGCGCTGGGTATTGCGCTGGTATTGGGTGGGGCGCTTGGCAATCTCTATGATCGGATCGTGCACGGCTATGTGGTGGATTTCCTGTCCTTCCATTGGAACGGTGCCTACTTCCCCGCCTTCAATGTGGCGGATGTGGGTATCAGCCTGGGTGCCGTGGCACTGATCCTTGAATCCTTTCGTAGCCGCAAAGAATGA
- the fkpB gene encoding FKBP-type peptidyl-prolyl cis-trans isomerase: MSEHRIADNMEVSLHFRLRMEDGTEVDSTFDKAPATLEIGDGNLPPGFERPIMGMAAGETGSFTVTPEHAFGQHNPQNVQVVSRKSFDDDIEVGMVMSFAEPSGSELPGIIREIDERDVKVDFNHPLAGRTLTFEVEVLSVSPVTTH, encoded by the coding sequence ATGAGCGAACATCGTATCGCCGATAACATGGAGGTCAGCCTCCATTTCCGTCTGCGCATGGAGGACGGCACCGAGGTGGACTCCACCTTCGACAAGGCACCTGCTACGCTGGAGATCGGTGACGGGAATCTGCCACCAGGCTTCGAGCGGCCGATCATGGGCATGGCGGCGGGCGAGACCGGTAGCTTTACGGTGACGCCGGAGCACGCCTTCGGTCAGCATAACCCGCAGAATGTGCAGGTCGTGTCACGCAAGAGCTTCGATGACGATATCGAAGTCGGCATGGTGATGTCGTTCGCTGAGCCTTCCGGTTCAGAGTTGCCGGGCATCATACGCGAGATTGATGAACGCGACGTCAAGGTCGACTTCAACCATCCGTTGGCCGGACGCACCCTGACATTTGAGGTTGAAGTTCTGTCGGTGTCCCCTGTGACAACGCACTGA
- a CDS encoding type IV pilin protein has translation MPHILPTHGVTSASARRSSVAVHGMRSGRRSRGFTLIELMMVVAIIGILAAVAVPSYLGYVERSWRSHAQQALGQQARQLHGFYYQDFSEAPVSDDNQPTDGVSRIEDSGGNLRYLISYRSLTSTAFVLQATPQGAQLNDDCGILWMDELMNAGAEGGGRCW, from the coding sequence ATGCCTCATATTCTGCCCACTCACGGCGTCACGAGTGCATCCGCACGCCGTAGTAGTGTGGCAGTTCATGGCATGAGATCAGGGCGCCGTAGCCGAGGTTTCACTCTGATTGAATTGATGATGGTCGTGGCAATCATCGGCATTTTGGCCGCCGTTGCTGTGCCTTCCTATCTCGGTTATGTGGAGCGCAGTTGGCGCTCCCATGCTCAACAAGCGCTAGGGCAGCAGGCGAGACAGTTACACGGTTTTTACTACCAGGATTTTTCCGAGGCGCCTGTCAGTGATGACAATCAACCGACAGATGGGGTCAGTCGAATCGAGGATAGCGGAGGAAACCTGCGTTATCTGATTTCGTATCGCAGCCTGACGTCGACTGCCTTCGTGTTGCAAGCCACGCCGCAGGGCGCCCAGCTCAACGATGACTGCGGAATCCTGTGGATGGACGAATTGATGAATGCCGGCGCAGAGGGCGGCGGCCGGTGCTGGTGA